A single region of the Mustela lutreola isolate mMusLut2 chromosome 2, mMusLut2.pri, whole genome shotgun sequence genome encodes:
- the NDUFB4 gene encoding NADH dehydrogenase [ubiquinone] 1 beta subcomplex subunit 4: protein MSFPKYEPSPLATLPSTLDPAEYNVSPEARKAQAERLAIRSRLKREYLLQYNDPKRQGLIEDPALLRWTYARSANIYPNFRPTPKTSLLGALFGMGPLLFWFYVFKTDRDRKEKLIQEGKLDRTWNISY, encoded by the exons ATGTCGTTCCCCAAGTACGAGCCGTCGCCTCTGGCTACCCTACCCTCTACCCTCGACCCGGCCGAATACAACGTATCTCCGGAAGCCCGGAAGGCGCAAGCCGAGCGGTTGGCCATAAGATCCCGACTTAAACGGGAGTATCTGCTTCAGTACAACGACCCCAAACGCCAAGGGCTCATC GAAGATCCTGCATTGCTTCGTTGGACCTATGCAAGATCAGCAAACATCTATCCCAATTTCAGACCCACTCCCAAGACCTCGCTCTTAGGAGCTCTGTTTGGAATGGGGCCCCTTTTGTTCTGGTTTTATGTATTCAAAACTGACAGA gataggaaagaaaaacttatccAGGAAGGAAAATTGGATCGAACATGGAATATTTCATACTAA